In Triticum aestivum cultivar Chinese Spring chromosome 5B, IWGSC CS RefSeq v2.1, whole genome shotgun sequence, the following proteins share a genomic window:
- the LOC123116264 gene encoding lysM domain-containing GPI-anchored protein LYP4: MPLPSTQLHRRLLLLLLAAVACTGLPGAASRPTLLEPCASATACPALLSYTLHADLKLAELAALFAADPLAILAANAIDFAVPGPAGRILPAGLALRVPVPCACSGGVRRATSVRYVSRPGDTLASISSRVYGGLTAPDWIRDSNGIPDADGAVDAGTALLVPLHCACFGGVDNGVPAVYLTYVVAKGDTVPAIAKRYQTTATDVMSVNDMATADVAAGDIIVLPLPACTSSFPTFTSDHGLAVANGTYAVTADRCVQCSCGPANLELFCVPAPLADAACSSMQCGNSSMMLGNFTLVMTGAGCSVTSCGYGGYANGTILTTLTRALKPLCPVPHQFPPLIPPPTSSFFETYLGPSPAPKPSEGGIKSPTMARTAPTASTDAVAGAPPTGRHFSDVFGVLALCLVTNMLW, encoded by the exons ATGCCACTCCCGTCCACCCaactccaccgccgcctcctcctgctccttctcgccgccgtcgcctgcacGGGGCTGCCCGGCGCCGCGTCCAGGCCCACGCTGCTCGAGCCCTGTGCCTCCGCCACGGCCTGCCCCGCGCTGCTCTCCTACACCCTGCACGCCGACCTCAAGCTCGCCGAGCTGGCCGCGCTCTTCGCCGCCGACCCGCTCGCCATCCTCGCCGCCAACGCCATCGACTTCGCCGTCCCGGGTCCGGCCGGCCGCATCCTGCCGGCCGGCCTCGCGCTGCGCGTGCCGGTCCCCTGCGCCTGCTCCGGCGGCGTCCGCAGGGCCACCTCCGTCCGCTACGTCTCCCGGCCGGGGGACACGCTCGCCTCCATCTCCTCGCGCGTCTACGGCGGCCTCACCGCCCCGGACTGGATCAGGGACTCCAACGGCATCCCCGACGCCGACGGCGCCGTCGACGCCGGGACCGCGCTGCTCGTGCCGCTGCACTGCGCGTGCTTCGGCGGGGTGGACAACGGGGTGCCCGCCGTGTACCTCACGTACGTGGTGGCCAAAGGGGACACCGTGCCCGCCATCGCGAAGAGGTACCAGACCACGGCCACCGACGTGATGAGCGTCAACGACATGGCCACCGCCGACGTCGCCGCCGGGGACATCATCGTCCTCCCGCTGCCAG CGTGCACCTCGTCGTTCCCCACCTTCACGTCCGACCACGGGCTGGCCGTGGCGAACGGGACCTACGCAGTGACTGCCGACCGGTGCGTCCAGTGCAGCTGTGGTCCGGCCAACTTGGA GCTGTTCTGCGTGCCGGCGCCGCTGGCGGATGCGGCGTGCTCCAGCATGCAGTGCGGCAACAGCAGCATGATGCTCGGCAACTTCACCCTCGTCATGACCGGCGCCGGCTGCAGCGTCACCTCCTGCGGCTACGGCGGCTACGCCAACGGCACCATCCTCACCAC GTTAACCAGGGCACTCAAGCCCCTGTGCCCAG TCCCGCACCAGTTCCCGCCGCTGATCCCGCCGCCGACGTCGTCCTTCTTCGAGACGTACCTCGGCCCTTCACCGGCGCCGAAGccgtcggaggggggaatcaagAGTCCGACGATGGCTAGGACGGCACCAACGGCCAGCACGGACGCCGTCGCCGGTGCTCCTCCCACGGGCCGGCACTTCAGCGACGTCTTCGGAGTGCTCGCGCTTTGCCTTGtcaccaacatgctgtggtga